The proteins below are encoded in one region of Helianthus annuus cultivar XRQ/B chromosome 2, HanXRQr2.0-SUNRISE, whole genome shotgun sequence:
- the LOC110921816 gene encoding protein STAY-GREEN 1, chloroplastic, which produces MGSLIIPSKLNTSSSVLDHHHTSLFIYKTPSKIKKIHSPVARLFGPSIFEASKLKVLFLGVDEKKHPGNLPRTYTLTHSDITSKLTLAISQNINNSQLQGWYNKLYRDEVVAEWRKVKEHMSLHVHCHISGGHFLLDLCARLRFFIFTKELPLVLKAFAHGDGNLLNNYPDLQEALVWVYFHSNIPEFNRVECWGPLKEAGGSSFRRGPTTPIDMIPSPCQTDCSCCFPPMTSIPWSEDVVNGKGDDFGTDQGLGQKI; this is translated from the exons ATGGGTTCTCTGATCATACCCTCAAAACTCAACACTTCATCTTCAGTTCTTGATCACCATCATACCTCTTTGTTCATCTACAAAACACCATCAAAGATCAAGAAGATTCACTCTCCT GTTGCAAGATTGTTTGGGCCATCAATCTTTGAAGCTTCAAAGCTGAAGGTGTTGTTTTTGGGAGTTGATGAGAAGAAACATCCTGGGAATCTGCCAAGAACATACACACTTACACATAGTGATATTACTTCCAAGTTAACTCTTGCAATCTCTCAGAATATCAATAATTCTCAG TTGCAAGGGTGGTATAACAAGTTATATAGGGATGAAGTGGTGGCAGAATGGAGAAAAGTGAAAGAACATATGTCTCTTCATGTACATTGTCATATAAGTGGTGGCCATTTTCTTCTAGATTTGTGTGCTCGTCTCAGATTCTTCATTTTTACCAAAGAACTACCCCTG GTGTTGAAGGCATTTGCTCATGGGGATGGTAATTTGTTGAACAATTATCCTGACCTACAAGAAGCTTTGGTTTGGGTTTATTTTCACTCCAACATTCCCGAGTTTAACAGAGTGGAATGTTGGGGCCCACTTAAAGAAGCGGGTGGGTCCTCTTTTAGGCGTGGACCCACCACGCCCATTGATATGATTCCAAGTCCTTGCCAAACAGACTGCTCGTGTTGTTTCCCACCAATGACGTCAATTCCATGGTCGGAAGATGTAGTCAATGGCAAGGGAGACGATTTTGGGACCGACCAAGGCTTAGGCCAAAAAATTTGA